A genomic stretch from Thermogemmatispora onikobensis includes:
- a CDS encoding aldo/keto reductase: MTSAMGAAAPLPRRALGQTGLQVTPICIGCAPLGNMPETFAYEVPEERALATIRAIFASPLNFLDTAAAYGDGESERRIGVVLRELGGLPPGFVLATKADRNLQTGEFSGPQMRRSVERSLRLLGLEQLQLVYLHDPEYIPDPTQDPFEVMMAPGGPVEVLLQLKEEGLIEHLGIAGGPIEMMTRFVETGLFEAAISHNRYTLLNREADRFWDLCRSRGVAAVNAAPYGSGLLAKGPDAYPRYMYGEASAELLEKARRMQAACARYGVSLAAAALQFSLRDERIASTIVGVTRPERIAETLTLAQQPIPAELWQELEAIYQAS, from the coding sequence ATGACGTCTGCAATGGGGGCTGCGGCCCCGCTGCCGCGGCGAGCGCTGGGCCAGACTGGTCTGCAGGTGACGCCGATCTGCATCGGCTGCGCGCCGTTGGGCAATATGCCGGAAACCTTTGCCTACGAGGTGCCCGAGGAGCGGGCTCTCGCGACGATCCGCGCGATCTTTGCCAGCCCGCTCAATTTCCTTGACACGGCGGCGGCCTATGGCGATGGTGAGAGTGAGCGTCGCATTGGCGTCGTGCTGCGCGAGTTGGGCGGTCTGCCGCCTGGCTTCGTCCTGGCGACGAAGGCTGACCGCAATCTGCAGACGGGCGAGTTCAGTGGCCCACAGATGCGCCGTAGTGTGGAGCGTAGCCTGCGTCTGCTTGGTCTGGAGCAGCTGCAGCTGGTCTATCTGCACGATCCTGAGTATATTCCTGATCCGACACAGGACCCGTTCGAGGTCATGATGGCCCCGGGTGGGCCGGTCGAGGTCCTGCTCCAGCTGAAGGAGGAGGGTCTGATCGAGCACTTGGGCATCGCCGGGGGCCCGATCGAGATGATGACGCGCTTTGTGGAGACAGGTCTCTTCGAGGCGGCCATTTCCCACAATCGCTATACCCTGCTCAATCGCGAGGCTGATCGCTTTTGGGACCTGTGCCGGAGCCGCGGGGTGGCGGCGGTGAACGCTGCTCCCTATGGCAGCGGGCTGCTGGCCAAGGGACCGGACGCCTATCCGCGCTATATGTATGGCGAGGCCAGCGCGGAGCTGTTGGAGAAGGCCCGACGTATGCAGGCCGCCTGCGCGCGTTATGGGGTGTCGCTGGCGGCAGCGGCGCTGCAGTTCTCGCTGCGCGATGAGCGCATCGCCTCGACCATCGTTGGCGTAACGCGGCCCGAGCGCATTGCCGAGACGCTGACCCTGGCACAGCAGCCGATTCCTGCGGAGCTGTGGCAGGAGCTGGAAGCCATCTATCAGGCTTCGTAA
- a CDS encoding amidohydrolase family protein codes for MRDLSLSSSVGADELLPIIDAHVHFWDPQRFRMPWLEGHPQLKRAFGPEDYRRETQGLPIEALVYVEVVVAPEEALREAAWIVELAQEEPRLKAIVAAAPLEQGLAVRAHLEALRALSPLIKGVRRNIENEAEDDFCLRPAFVDGVRLLADYGLSCDLCVRHQQLASVVELVRRCPDTSFILDHLGKPPIRTREREPWRQHIQALGEQPNVVCKVSGMVTEADHERWSAYDLVPYLGTVMAAFGPERLLFGGDWPVVLLASSYRRWYEALRTMLSAYPLYEQRLLWSETARRVYRLEETTTASRQQPT; via the coding sequence ATGCGCGATCTTTCTCTCTCTTCCTCTGTGGGAGCCGATGAGCTGCTCCCCATCATTGATGCCCATGTCCACTTTTGGGACCCGCAGCGCTTTCGCATGCCCTGGCTAGAGGGGCATCCGCAGCTCAAGCGCGCCTTTGGGCCGGAGGACTACCGGCGGGAGACGCAGGGGTTGCCGATCGAGGCGCTGGTCTACGTCGAGGTCGTGGTGGCGCCCGAGGAGGCGCTGCGAGAGGCGGCCTGGATCGTGGAGCTGGCGCAGGAGGAGCCACGGCTGAAGGCCATTGTGGCTGCGGCCCCCCTGGAGCAGGGCCTGGCGGTGCGCGCCCACCTGGAAGCGCTGCGAGCGCTCTCGCCTTTGATCAAGGGGGTACGGCGCAACATCGAGAATGAGGCAGAAGATGACTTCTGTCTGCGCCCGGCCTTCGTTGACGGTGTCCGCCTGCTCGCCGACTACGGCCTCTCCTGCGATCTCTGTGTGCGTCATCAGCAGCTGGCGAGCGTTGTCGAGCTGGTACGGCGCTGTCCCGATACCTCTTTCATCCTTGATCACCTGGGCAAGCCGCCGATCCGCACAAGAGAGCGTGAGCCGTGGCGGCAGCACATTCAGGCTCTGGGCGAGCAGCCAAACGTGGTCTGCAAGGTCAGCGGCATGGTCACAGAAGCCGACCACGAGCGTTGGAGCGCCTACGACCTGGTTCCCTATCTGGGGACAGTGATGGCGGCCTTTGGTCCCGAGCGCCTGCTGTTTGGTGGCGACTGGCCAGTGGTTTTGCTGGCTTCCAGCTACCGACGCTGGTATGAGGCCCTGCGAACCATGCTGAGCGCCTACCCGCTCTACGAGCAGCGCCTGCTGTGGTCGGAGACTGCGCGTCGCGTCTACCGTCTTGAGGAGACGACGACAGCCTCGCGCCAGCAGCCGACCTGA
- a CDS encoding phosphoenolpyruvate hydrolase family protein — protein sequence MNRAEALARLRETVKQGGVIIGAGAGTGLSAKCAEAGGVDLIIIYNSGRYRMAGRGSLAGLLPYGDANAIVVEMAGEVLPIVKHTPVLAGVCGTDPFRVMPYFLRQLKEMGFVGVQNFPTVGLIDGVFRQNLEETGMGFALEVEMIRQAHELDLLTAPYVFDPEQARAMAEAGADVLVPHMGLTTKGTIGAQTALTLDQCVERIQAMHDAARAVNPDVLVLCHGGPIAEPEDAAYVLARTHGVVGFFGASSMERLPTETAITETTRRFKALRPGQAV from the coding sequence ATGAATCGAGCAGAGGCACTTGCGCGATTGCGAGAGACCGTCAAGCAAGGGGGAGTGATTATCGGCGCCGGGGCCGGGACCGGCCTGTCGGCCAAGTGTGCGGAGGCCGGCGGCGTTGACCTGATCATCATCTACAACTCGGGTCGCTACCGCATGGCCGGACGCGGCTCCCTGGCGGGCCTGCTCCCCTACGGCGATGCCAACGCCATTGTCGTCGAGATGGCCGGCGAAGTACTGCCGATCGTCAAACACACGCCCGTGCTGGCCGGCGTCTGCGGTACCGATCCCTTCCGCGTTATGCCCTACTTCCTGCGCCAGCTCAAGGAGATGGGCTTTGTCGGCGTCCAGAATTTCCCCACCGTCGGGCTGATCGACGGGGTCTTTCGCCAGAATCTGGAAGAGACCGGTATGGGCTTCGCCCTGGAGGTCGAGATGATCCGCCAGGCGCATGAACTGGATCTGCTCACCGCGCCCTACGTCTTCGATCCCGAGCAGGCGCGCGCGATGGCTGAAGCCGGCGCCGATGTCCTGGTCCCTCATATGGGGCTGACAACCAAGGGCACCATCGGGGCTCAGACCGCCCTGACGCTGGACCAGTGCGTTGAGCGCATCCAGGCCATGCACGATGCCGCCAGGGCCGTCAACCCCGATGTCCTGGTCCTCTGCCACGGCGGCCCGATTGCCGAACCGGAAGATGCCGCCTACGTGCTGGCGCGCACGCATGGCGTGGTCGGCTTCTTTGGCGCCTCCAGTATGGAGCGCCTGCCGACCGAGACGGCCATTACCGAGACTACCCGTCGCTTCAAGGCCCTGCGCCCCGGCCAGGCCGTCTGA
- a CDS encoding Tm-1-like ATP-binding domain-containing protein, protein MATVVLVGTLDTKGQEYAYLRERVQAEGCDVLLVDAGVKGTPLTPPDISREEVARAAGTELAELVERGDRGAAIEAMARGATAVLTELFARGRLHGVLGLGGSGGSALVTQAMRALPIGVPKLMVSTLASGDTRPYVGAVDIAMMYSVVDIAGINRLSERILSNAAAAIAGMARTYASFQPTPSSRPLIGATMFGVTTPCVTEARRSLEERGYEVLVFHATGTGGQSLEALVRGGFLAGVLDITTTELADELVGGVLSAGPERLDAAGQVGLPQVVSLGALDMVNFGPLETVPEKFRARRLYKHNPTVTLMRTTPEECAALGHIIARKLNQARGPTALFIPLRGVSLIDTEGQPFYDPAADQALISALKADLQPHIEVHELDMDINDPRFAQAMARRLDELIQEQRRQAGEPTGSMRAQTQQTQAPNEGGAAS, encoded by the coding sequence ATGGCTACCGTTGTTCTGGTTGGCACCCTGGATACGAAGGGCCAGGAGTACGCCTATCTGCGCGAGCGCGTGCAGGCTGAAGGCTGCGATGTGCTGCTCGTCGACGCCGGCGTCAAGGGGACACCGTTGACGCCGCCGGACATCAGCCGCGAGGAAGTGGCGCGCGCTGCGGGGACGGAGCTGGCAGAGCTGGTAGAGCGCGGCGACCGCGGTGCTGCCATCGAGGCAATGGCTCGTGGGGCCACCGCCGTGCTCACAGAGCTATTTGCTCGAGGCCGCCTGCATGGGGTCCTTGGCCTGGGCGGCTCCGGTGGCTCGGCCCTGGTGACCCAGGCCATGCGCGCCTTGCCCATCGGTGTCCCCAAGCTGATGGTCTCAACGCTGGCCTCGGGCGACACCCGTCCCTATGTCGGCGCCGTCGACATCGCCATGATGTACTCGGTCGTCGACATCGCTGGCATCAACCGCCTCTCGGAACGCATCCTGAGCAATGCCGCCGCCGCCATCGCCGGCATGGCCCGCACCTATGCCTCCTTCCAGCCGACGCCGAGTAGCCGCCCGCTCATCGGCGCCACCATGTTTGGCGTCACTACGCCCTGTGTAACAGAGGCGCGGCGCTCCCTCGAAGAGCGCGGCTACGAGGTGCTGGTCTTCCATGCCACCGGTACCGGCGGTCAGTCGCTTGAAGCCCTGGTTCGGGGCGGCTTCCTGGCCGGCGTTCTCGACATTACCACGACCGAGCTGGCCGACGAACTGGTGGGCGGCGTCCTGAGCGCTGGCCCCGAGCGTCTGGATGCCGCCGGTCAGGTGGGACTACCACAGGTGGTCTCGCTCGGGGCCCTCGACATGGTCAACTTCGGCCCGCTGGAGACCGTCCCCGAGAAATTCCGCGCTCGCCGCCTCTACAAGCACAATCCAACCGTCACCTTGATGCGCACCACGCCCGAAGAGTGCGCCGCTCTCGGCCACATCATCGCCCGCAAACTCAACCAGGCCCGCGGTCCCACGGCTCTCTTCATTCCGCTGCGCGGCGTCTCGCTCATCGACACCGAGGGGCAGCCGTTCTATGATCCTGCTGCAGACCAGGCTCTCATCAGCGCTCTCAAGGCCGACCTGCAGCCCCATATCGAGGTCCACGAGCTGGACATGGACATCAACGACCCGCGTTTCGCTCAGGCAATGGCCCGCCGCCTTGATGAACTGATCCAGGAGCAGCGGCGCCAGGCCGGTGAGCCAACAGGAAGCATGCGCGCTCAGACTCAACAAACTCAAGCGCCCAACGAAGGAGGAGCAGCCTCATGA